One part of the Acidobacteriota bacterium genome encodes these proteins:
- a CDS encoding glycoside hydrolase family 127 protein yields MTRVLLPLFLAVSTIAAVVAQQGALTGQAAGQGGDQFLDGIGETSLVARYVFNGNTEDSSRNQLHATMRGTGAVFVDDGGRRVLLLTGAGSHVQLPSEALEGEDAIAVVGWLYLPTRATGPVFDFGQNIDTRLFAVVDAQGFRASAVVGGKTQGEAPPKPVVENQWIHFAVVLDPATKVLTTYLDGVRAGQATGVAVTPEQLVPQALSTNRLFLGRTQDDNAATLHGRLRDVRLYRIALGDEPIATIRRNALAATQTAQGGGGRGRGAAPQISTANIPKESPFAGRLTVVPDITVETVVGTLPRLPASIPATYAGGVAGEARVIWPSPTDNAAVLKVGTYTVSGLVPGTRFEPKATVIIKVPVGTTTPPDRLVEAFPLNQVVLDRDTQGRDTPFIKNRDKFLRTLAATNPDAFLYNFREAFGQPQPAGTRQLEGWDNQTTRLRGHASGHYLTAIAQAYASTGYDPALQAKFLTKMNYLVDTLYDLSHKSGRPAQAGGPSVADPTAVPVGPGRASYDSNLRAGAVRTDYWNWGTGFISAYPPDQFIMLERGATYGTQDSQIWAPYYTLHKILAGLLDTYEVAGNKKALEIARGMGGWVQTRLSALPTETRISMWNRYIAGEYGGMNEAMARLFRLTGERRFLDTAKLFDNINFFYGNANRDHGLAKGVDTIRGRHANQHIPQITGALETFRNTKELPYYMIASNFWEIVNSGYTYSIGGVAGARNPNNAECFPVQPNTLWENGFASGGQNETCASYNLLKLDRQLFMYDQTAKYMDHYERALYNHILASVAEQDAGNTYHVPLNPGAQKRFGNADMTGFTCCNGTALESHTKLQDTIYFRSANNSALYVNLFIPSTLTWTERKVTVQQVTDFPNADTTKLVIKGSGRFDVKVRVPAWATRGVFVTINGRDEAVKAAAGGYLTLARTWRDGDTIEVRMPFGFHLDHVPDQPNVASLLYGPVLLAAEEPAARTDWRPVVLDATDISRSITGDPATLRFSIAGVAFKPFYETYSRHSVYLHVTFK; encoded by the coding sequence ATGACCCGCGTCCTGCTTCCGCTCTTTCTGGCCGTCTCGACGATCGCGGCCGTTGTTGCCCAACAGGGAGCCCTGACCGGGCAGGCCGCTGGCCAGGGCGGCGACCAGTTTCTCGACGGCATCGGTGAGACCAGCCTGGTGGCCCGGTACGTGTTCAACGGCAACACCGAAGACTCATCGAGGAACCAACTGCATGCGACCATGCGTGGTACCGGTGCGGTGTTCGTTGATGATGGTGGGCGACGCGTCCTGCTCCTGACCGGCGCCGGCAGCCACGTGCAACTGCCGTCGGAGGCACTGGAAGGCGAGGATGCCATCGCGGTGGTGGGCTGGCTCTACCTGCCCACTCGTGCGACAGGGCCTGTTTTTGATTTTGGCCAGAACATCGACACGCGGCTGTTCGCGGTGGTTGATGCCCAGGGATTCCGCGCCTCAGCGGTGGTGGGCGGCAAGACACAGGGTGAGGCTCCGCCGAAGCCGGTGGTGGAGAACCAGTGGATTCACTTCGCGGTGGTCCTTGACCCGGCCACCAAAGTGTTGACGACGTACCTGGATGGCGTACGTGCGGGCCAGGCCACGGGAGTTGCGGTCACCCCGGAGCAGTTGGTTCCACAGGCGCTGTCGACCAACCGCCTGTTCCTTGGGCGAACGCAGGACGACAATGCGGCCACGCTCCATGGACGGCTCCGCGACGTGCGTCTCTATCGCATCGCGCTGGGTGATGAACCCATTGCCACGATCCGGCGCAACGCGCTGGCGGCGACGCAGACCGCGCAAGGTGGCGGTGGCCGCGGCCGCGGCGCGGCGCCGCAGATCTCCACCGCCAACATCCCGAAGGAATCTCCATTTGCCGGGAGGCTGACTGTGGTTCCGGACATCACTGTGGAAACGGTCGTCGGTACGTTGCCGCGACTGCCGGCGTCCATCCCCGCCACGTATGCGGGCGGTGTTGCCGGTGAGGCGCGTGTGATCTGGCCCTCACCCACCGACAATGCCGCAGTGCTGAAGGTGGGCACGTACACCGTGAGCGGCCTGGTGCCGGGCACTCGCTTTGAGCCGAAGGCCACGGTCATCATCAAAGTACCAGTCGGCACCACCACGCCGCCAGACCGGCTGGTGGAGGCGTTCCCGCTCAACCAGGTGGTGCTCGATCGCGACACACAGGGGCGCGACACGCCGTTCATCAAGAATCGCGACAAGTTCCTGCGCACGCTGGCGGCGACCAACCCTGACGCGTTTCTTTACAACTTCAGAGAAGCGTTTGGGCAGCCGCAACCGGCGGGCACGCGGCAGCTTGAAGGTTGGGACAACCAGACCACGCGGTTGCGCGGGCATGCAAGCGGTCACTACCTGACAGCCATCGCACAGGCCTATGCCAGCACCGGGTATGACCCGGCGCTGCAGGCAAAGTTCCTGACGAAGATGAACTATCTGGTGGACACGCTCTACGACTTGTCGCACAAGTCGGGCCGGCCGGCACAGGCGGGCGGGCCGTCAGTGGCCGATCCGACAGCGGTTCCGGTTGGCCCCGGCCGAGCGAGCTACGATTCAAACCTCAGGGCCGGCGCCGTTCGCACCGACTACTGGAACTGGGGCACGGGCTTCATCAGCGCGTATCCGCCCGACCAGTTCATCATGCTCGAGCGCGGCGCCACCTACGGCACACAGGACAGCCAGATCTGGGCGCCCTACTACACGCTGCACAAGATCCTCGCGGGCCTGCTCGACACCTACGAAGTGGCCGGCAACAAGAAGGCGCTTGAAATTGCACGTGGCATGGGCGGCTGGGTGCAGACGCGACTGAGTGCGCTGCCGACCGAGACGCGCATCAGCATGTGGAACCGGTACATTGCCGGCGAATACGGCGGCATGAACGAAGCGATGGCCCGCCTGTTCCGACTCACCGGCGAACGGCGCTTCCTGGACACGGCGAAGTTGTTCGACAACATCAACTTCTTCTATGGCAACGCGAACCGCGATCACGGTCTGGCCAAGGGCGTGGATACCATCCGCGGCAGACACGCCAACCAGCACATTCCACAGATCACGGGCGCACTCGAGACGTTCCGCAACACGAAGGAACTGCCGTATTACATGATCGCGTCCAACTTCTGGGAGATCGTCAACAGCGGTTACACCTACAGCATTGGTGGCGTGGCCGGCGCGCGCAATCCGAACAACGCCGAGTGTTTCCCCGTGCAGCCAAACACCCTCTGGGAGAATGGTTTCGCGTCAGGCGGTCAGAACGAGACCTGCGCCTCCTACAACCTGCTGAAACTCGATCGGCAGCTCTTCATGTACGACCAGACCGCGAAGTACATGGACCACTACGAGCGCGCGCTCTACAACCACATCCTGGCCTCGGTGGCTGAGCAGGACGCCGGCAACACGTATCACGTGCCGCTCAACCCGGGCGCGCAGAAGCGGTTCGGCAACGCGGACATGACCGGCTTCACGTGCTGCAACGGGACGGCGCTCGAAAGCCACACCAAACTGCAGGACACGATCTACTTCAGGAGCGCCAACAACTCGGCGCTCTACGTGAACCTCTTCATCCCGTCCACACTGACCTGGACCGAGCGTAAGGTGACCGTGCAGCAAGTCACCGACTTCCCCAACGCCGACACCACGAAACTGGTCATCAAGGGGTCGGGGCGGTTTGACGTCAAAGTGCGGGTGCCCGCATGGGCCACGCGCGGTGTTTTCGTGACGATCAACGGCCGCGACGAGGCGGTGAAGGCCGCCGCAGGCGGCTACCTGACGCTCGCGCGCACGTGGCGCGACGGCGACACGATCGAGGTACGGATGCCCTTCGGGTTCCACCTGGACCACGTGCCCGATCAGCCCAACGTGGCCAGCTTGCTCTACGGCCCGGTCCTGCTGGCTGCTGAAGAGCCCGCTGCGCGCACCGACTGGCGCCCGGTGGTGCTCGACGCCACCGACATCAGCCGGTCAATTACGGGCGACCCCGCCACGCTCCGCTTCTCGATTGCCGGCGTGGCGTTCAAACCGTTCTACGAAACCTACAGCCGGCACTCGGTCTACTTGCACGTCACGTTCAAGTAA
- a CDS encoding FtsX-like permease family protein — MVVLIACVNAANLMLTRSAGRSQELAIRASLGASRLQIAASVLTEGLLLSGGATMAALLLSLAGVRLAKVAIEATLPSMFRASTIALDGRVFAAAIATAIVTGVLVSLVPAWQTSRAPVSSLLKDAEGATSTGRRRWRSVFLTAEVATVAVLMVVSWLFVVSLIRVVGTDLGLERTNLLAVSPRLEFRGTVDEVEQRLSSLPGVVGVARSTAASLPLIGRAYSGAWHTTKLERADGLPAVGADSPLETLQYRVTPNYFEVAGVAFRRGATWAAGTERDVLPIVLDEHIARQLFGDENPVGRQVRATEPKGVFTVTGTVAHVFARGAEDPYQHSAYFASAPNAKRVFASLFVRTTGPADAMVPLVNEALKSLAPTALEPFVFVADAAVQRITAVRRFNGGLMALFGIVGVLIGAAGVYAVMASFVAQQTREIGVRMALGATPSRIQRGVMALAWRHLLIGLALGLPIAWWLSRGFAALLFQVTPADPSVYLGVAALLSVVGFVAAWIPARRASRIDPIVSLRKT, encoded by the coding sequence ATGGTCGTGCTGATCGCGTGCGTGAATGCGGCCAACCTGATGCTCACGCGATCGGCAGGGCGTTCACAGGAACTGGCGATCCGCGCGTCGCTGGGGGCCTCGCGCCTCCAGATTGCTGCGTCTGTACTGACCGAGGGCCTGCTCCTGTCAGGCGGCGCGACCATGGCGGCGCTGTTGTTGTCGCTGGCCGGCGTACGACTGGCGAAAGTCGCCATCGAAGCCACGCTGCCCAGTATGTTCAGAGCATCAACGATTGCTCTCGATGGGCGAGTGTTTGCGGCGGCGATCGCTACCGCCATTGTGACCGGCGTGCTGGTGTCGCTTGTGCCGGCGTGGCAGACGTCCCGCGCACCGGTGTCGAGCCTGCTCAAGGATGCGGAGGGCGCAACCTCGACAGGTCGTCGCCGCTGGCGCAGTGTGTTCCTGACGGCAGAGGTCGCCACCGTTGCGGTTCTCATGGTGGTGTCGTGGCTCTTTGTGGTCAGCCTCATTCGGGTCGTCGGCACAGACCTGGGGCTTGAGCGCACGAATCTGCTGGCCGTGAGCCCACGCCTGGAGTTCCGGGGGACCGTGGACGAAGTTGAGCAGCGCCTGAGCAGTTTGCCGGGTGTGGTGGGGGTGGCCCGGTCCACAGCGGCATCTTTACCGCTCATCGGCCGCGCGTACAGCGGCGCATGGCACACCACAAAACTGGAACGCGCTGATGGTTTGCCTGCGGTCGGCGCCGACTCGCCGCTCGAGACGCTGCAATATCGCGTGACACCCAACTACTTTGAGGTGGCCGGCGTGGCGTTCCGTCGGGGCGCCACCTGGGCGGCCGGCACCGAGCGAGACGTGCTGCCAATCGTGCTCGACGAGCACATCGCTCGTCAGCTGTTTGGTGACGAGAATCCCGTAGGACGGCAGGTGCGCGCGACCGAGCCGAAAGGGGTGTTTACCGTGACCGGCACGGTCGCCCACGTTTTCGCGCGAGGCGCGGAAGACCCCTATCAACACTCGGCGTACTTCGCGAGCGCCCCGAACGCGAAGCGCGTATTCGCCAGTTTGTTCGTCAGGACGACCGGGCCTGCCGATGCGATGGTGCCCCTGGTGAACGAGGCGCTCAAGTCTCTGGCCCCGACGGCTCTGGAACCGTTCGTGTTCGTGGCTGACGCGGCCGTGCAGCGAATCACCGCAGTGCGGCGATTCAACGGCGGACTGATGGCCCTCTTTGGCATCGTCGGCGTACTCATCGGTGCCGCAGGCGTCTATGCAGTGATGGCGTCGTTCGTCGCACAGCAAACGCGAGAGATTGGTGTGCGGATGGCCCTTGGCGCAACGCCGTCGCGAATCCAGCGCGGTGTCATGGCGCTGGCGTGGCGACACCTGCTGATTGGACTCGCCCTCGGACTGCCCATCGCCTGGTGGCTATCGCGCGGGTTTGCCGCGCTGCTGTTTCAGGTCACGCCGGCCGATCCGTCCGTGTACCTTGGCGTCGCGGCACTCCTCAGCGTGGTAGGCTTCGTGGCGGCATGGATCCCCGCCCGTCGCGCGTCCCGCATCGACCCGATCGTCAGCCTGCGCAAGACTTGA
- a CDS encoding pyrroloquinoline quinone-dependent dehydrogenase, translating to MPIRLTERGGGHILAFALFISVAWAGTFTPPPSARAWSSTPLDGAVADWPTADGVGATHASPLGDITPARVRGLEVAWTYRTGDVDDGHGDTAGSAFEATPVMVDGILFISSPFSRVHAIDAETGTRLWVFDAHIDRDNARQSMTTSRGVSTWLDRVRPSTEPCSRRIFFAAFDARLFALDARTGLRCMDFGAAGEIDLGGGVALIEGKRHIYKQTAPPTVVGDVVVVGSSIFDSQFADSPSGLVRGFDARTGKLLWKWEPLSTLPGERIGEAVVATGAANAWATLVADEARDLVFVPTGSASPDHWGGFRPGNNLYANSLVALRGSTGEKVWHFQVVHHDLWDYDLPTPPALITVTRNGVAVPAVAQATKTGHIFVLHRETGEPLFPVVERAVPASDVPGEMASPTQPFPVLPRSLAPQSFGPLDAWGLTPIDRAACRSTLAGLRSEGVYTPPSLRGSVVVPGFLGGMEWGGVAFDQASGVLFANTNNVPMVTTLIPVADAGASVVDPNAKMSVARQAPAPYVVKREPLVSPLGIPCIAPPWGMLHAVDLQTGAVRWETPLGGLRDITGFPTPKAWGSPNLGGPLVTGGVVFIAGALDSRFRAFDLTTGQLLWERDLPASAQATPMTYRVRHGGRQLVVIAAGGHAGLGSTLGDYVVAFALPKVAPRAVRPSLRRLP from the coding sequence ATGCCCATCCGGCTGACCGAACGCGGAGGGGGCCATATCCTCGCGTTCGCGCTGTTCATCTCGGTGGCCTGGGCCGGCACCTTCACACCGCCGCCGTCGGCCCGCGCTTGGTCGTCCACTCCGCTTGACGGGGCGGTCGCCGACTGGCCCACCGCGGATGGTGTGGGCGCCACGCACGCTTCGCCTCTGGGCGACATCACTCCCGCACGCGTCCGCGGACTCGAAGTCGCGTGGACGTACCGCACCGGCGATGTAGACGACGGCCATGGTGACACGGCGGGAAGCGCATTCGAAGCAACGCCCGTCATGGTGGACGGCATCCTCTTCATCTCATCTCCGTTCAGCCGCGTCCATGCTATCGACGCCGAAACCGGCACCCGCCTGTGGGTCTTCGACGCACACATCGATCGGGACAATGCCCGGCAGAGCATGACCACTTCGCGCGGCGTCTCGACCTGGCTCGACCGAGTGCGACCATCGACTGAGCCGTGCAGTCGCCGCATCTTCTTCGCCGCCTTCGACGCACGCTTATTCGCGCTCGATGCCCGGACCGGACTGCGCTGCATGGACTTTGGCGCGGCCGGTGAAATTGATCTGGGTGGAGGTGTGGCGTTGATCGAAGGCAAGCGCCACATCTATAAACAGACGGCGCCGCCGACCGTGGTGGGTGACGTAGTCGTGGTCGGCTCGTCCATCTTCGACAGCCAGTTCGCGGACTCGCCGAGCGGACTGGTCCGCGGCTTTGATGCGCGTACGGGAAAGCTGCTGTGGAAGTGGGAGCCGCTCTCCACGCTGCCAGGGGAAAGAATCGGCGAGGCCGTTGTCGCCACGGGTGCTGCGAACGCGTGGGCGACGCTCGTGGCTGATGAGGCCCGCGATCTGGTGTTTGTGCCCACCGGCAGCGCCAGTCCCGATCACTGGGGCGGGTTTCGGCCCGGCAACAATTTGTACGCGAACTCGCTCGTCGCCCTGCGGGGCTCAACGGGCGAAAAAGTCTGGCACTTCCAGGTGGTGCACCACGACCTCTGGGACTACGACCTGCCCACACCCCCCGCACTCATTACCGTGACGCGCAACGGCGTGGCGGTGCCGGCCGTGGCACAGGCGACCAAGACGGGGCACATCTTCGTCCTGCATCGCGAAACGGGAGAACCCCTGTTCCCGGTAGTTGAACGGGCGGTGCCGGCCAGTGACGTGCCTGGAGAGATGGCATCGCCCACGCAGCCATTCCCGGTGCTGCCGCGTTCGCTCGCGCCGCAGTCATTCGGCCCGCTCGACGCGTGGGGCCTGACGCCCATCGATCGGGCGGCGTGCCGCTCGACGCTGGCAGGCCTGCGGTCCGAGGGTGTTTACACACCACCGAGCCTGCGCGGCAGCGTGGTGGTGCCAGGATTCCTTGGCGGCATGGAATGGGGCGGCGTGGCGTTTGACCAGGCAAGCGGCGTGCTCTTCGCCAACACCAACAATGTGCCGATGGTGACCACCCTGATCCCGGTGGCCGATGCGGGCGCGTCGGTGGTGGACCCCAACGCGAAGATGTCGGTGGCGCGGCAGGCGCCGGCTCCGTACGTGGTCAAACGCGAGCCTCTCGTGTCTCCACTCGGGATTCCGTGCATTGCGCCGCCGTGGGGCATGCTGCACGCAGTCGATCTTCAGACTGGCGCGGTGCGGTGGGAGACGCCACTCGGCGGACTCCGCGACATCACCGGGTTTCCCACACCGAAGGCCTGGGGATCCCCGAATCTCGGGGGGCCGCTCGTCACGGGCGGCGTGGTGTTCATCGCCGGCGCGCTTGATTCCCGTTTTCGCGCCTTCGACCTCACTACGGGCCAGTTGTTGTGGGAGCGTGACCTTCCGGCGTCGGCGCAAGCCACGCCCATGACCTATCGCGTGCGCCACGGCGGCCGCCAGCTCGTGGTCATTGCCGCCGGCGGACATGCGGGGCTGGGTTCCACCCTCGGCGACTACGTGGTGGCCTTTGCGCTGCCCAAGGTCGCCCCGCGCGCCGTGCGCCCTTCGCTCCGCCGACTCCCTTGA